Proteins from one Chelonia mydas isolate rCheMyd1 chromosome 14, rCheMyd1.pri.v2, whole genome shotgun sequence genomic window:
- the LOC102940862 gene encoding E3 ubiquitin-protein ligase TRIM7, which yields MLTLESTKEPEVGRVCEKHNEDLKIFCQEDQIAICMVCHLSRDHREHTAVPIEEAAADYKDQIQSRLEILKKEREKILSFKLNGESKSQELLKQLETEKRKIVSEFQQLCQFLEEQKQLLLAQLEKLNKEIKKRRAEYVAKLSEEISSFSHLISEMEQKCQQTASEFLQDIKGTLSRCEREKFQNPVAFSSVLKWRSWESSQRTASLETIMTKFKDSLSSSQRLDKASVTLDPDTAHPQLILSADRRSVRWGDAEQDLPDNPERFDTEPCVLGCEGFTSGRHYWEVEMKMEGRGVWAVGVARESVSRKEWINFNPEVGIWALEGRGDQYWALTAPEQLIPLSPSQAPRRIRVYLDYEGGRVVFFDTGRRDPIVTFPPAAFAGETIRPFFHLGHSGSPFPFSFLLRSLHKHKHRQGRRCQLALCP from the exons ATGCTTACACTGGAGTCAACGAAAGAGCCAGAAGTTGGGAGAGTGTGTGAGAAACACAACGAGGATTTAAAAATCTTCTGCCAAGAGGATCAAATAGCCATTTGTATGGTTTGCCATCTGTCCCGAGATCACAGAGAACACACTGCAGTTCCCATAGAGGAGGCGGCCGCGGATTACAAG gaccaaattcagagccgtttggagattttgaagaaagagagagaaaagattctGTCATTTAAATTGAACGGGGAAAGTAAAAGCCAGGAACTGCTG AAACAGCTAGAAACCGAGAAGCGGAagattgtgtctgaatttcagCAACTGTGCCAGTTTCTGGAGGAACAAAAGCAACTCCTGCTGGCCCAGTTGGAAAAGCtgaataaggaaattaaaaagagGAGGGCTGAGTATGTTGCCAAATTATCTGAGGAAATATCTTCTTTCAGTCACCTGATAAGTGAGATGGAGCAGAAGTGCCAGCAGACAGCAagtgaattcctgcag GACATCAAAGGCACCTTGAGCAG ATGTGAGAGGGAGAAGTTTCAGAACCCAGTGGCCTTTTCTTCGGTACTGAAATGGAGAAGCTGGGAATCTTCTCAAAGAACTGCATCTCTGGAGACCATAATGACGAAATTCAAAG ACTCACTGTCGTCTAGCCAGCGGTTGGACAAAG CGAgcgtgactctggatccagacacggcccATCCCCAACTCATCCTGTCAGCGGATCGGAGAAGCGTGAGATGGGGAGACGCAGAGCAGGATCTGCCCGACAACCCTGAGAGATTTGACACTGAGCCCTgcgtgctgggctgtgagggattcacctCGGGCCGACATTACTGGGAGGTGGAGATGAAGATGGAAGGGAGGGgagtctgggctgtgggggtggccagagagtctgtgagCAGGAAGGAATGGATCAACTTTAACCCTGAGGTGGGGATCTGGGCTCTGGAGGGCAGAGGAGATCAGTACTGGGCTCTCACAGCCCCGGAGCAGCTCATCCCCTTGTCCCCGAGCCAGGCACCCCGCAGGATCCGGGTTTATCTGGACTATGAAGGGGGGCGGGTGGTGTTTTTCGATACTGGTCGCAGGGACCCGATCGTCACTTTCCCGCCGGCCGCTTTCGCCGGGGAGACAATCCGCCCGTTCTTCCACCTTGGACACAGTGGAAgcccttttcccttttcttttctgctCCGTTCCCTTCACAAACACAAACACCGCCAGGGCCGACGCTGCCAGCTCGCCCTGTGTCCCTGA